The nucleotide sequence ATAAATTCTCCTTTTTCTTATCCTTCTTTTCACTGAGGATCTTACTGGCGGTTTCTGATATATTTCACCTACGAATTGACTTATTATTTCTTTTAACTCCTTTTGGTCTACATTACAGTGCATTTGCAATAAGCAAATGTATTCCTTTCCACTCTTACTTATGTAATTCATTAATTTTGTTGCGTTCTCTAATCCTATCGGTAATACTCCTGTAACCTTGGGATTTCCCCACCCGTTATACGGGTTCTAGGGTTCCTCCATGTCCTGCTTTGGTAATGTTAAAAAGCTTTTTTACCCAATAAGCTACCTCATGGCTTGTTGGACCAGGTGGTTTATCTAAATTGATTATGGAGTTTTTTATCAAAGATTCGATTGGTCTCTTATCTGCATAATAGCCAAATTTCTCTTCAGTGTCTTCTTCTCTCAAGATTTTCCATCTATTTTCATAACTACAAAAAGAATCTATCTTGTTTATAAATTCATAAATCATACTAAATCACAGGTATTTTCGGTTTAACTGCCTCTTTTATAAAATCAGTCAAACCTGATTGCTCTATAGCCTGTTTTACCTCTTGATCCGTTGCTCCTTTATTTATTTCTACTTTCTTGTCTGTTGGTTCAATATGAAGTATATTGACTCTTCTCCTTTTGACTCCATTAATCTCTTTTGGTCCTGTTACTAGAACAAAATTACTATCTATAATATCTACAATTACACATTTTTTACCAGCTTCTCTGCCTCTAGTTTTTACACAAATCCTACCAATCTCTATTGCAGGCATATTCTACCTAACCTAAAAAACAAGAGTTGTATAAAAATATAAACTTACTGCCAGTACTTGCGTGTTCTTAAAAACTTTCTTTCCTCCTCAAGTAGACTCTCAAAAAACCTGTCCTCTCCATCGCTGAGCTTATTAAGGACTTTCCCAATGTTATTTATTCCTACTCCTCTTGCACTCAATCCTATGGCAACATATTTTTTGTAAGTTGAAAACATTGATGAAATATTCTGAAGTATTTCAAATTTCTTTTTTTCGTTCTTCGAGATCTTTGAACCTTTAATGACCTTTTTAATAATTTCCACACTTTCTTTATCATCCTCATCAGTTACGGTTAAGAATATTGAGCCACACTTGGTACACCTATCCGGTACCTCAGCAGCATAATATATATTATTCCACCCGCACACCATACAAATTATTTTAACCTTATTATTTAACAATTTACGTCTAAATATCTCTATCATTACTCCTTTTTCATCTGAATGTGCTGCAACAAATAGTTTGTTAAGGAATTCTTTAGCTAGTGGGGAGAAGCCTGGTACTTCTATACATTCCCAAGTAAGTCGAGTTAGGAATTCCCTAAGTGTTACATCATAGTTTTTATACATAAGTTCTTTCACTGCTTCTTCTCCAACTAAGGTATCAGTATAAGCTTTAAGGAGAGTCTGGGAGAATGTTATATCGGTTTTTTGTTTGTCTATAAGACCGAATCTTTCCGCCTCAATCAAGAGTTTCCATTTATACTGTGGACTTTCTTTTATAGCCCTCTTCAGAAGGTCTTCAAATTCACTAGAACTTAGACTATTTAGTATTTTTATTGCCTTTGTAAATTCCTCCTTTGATACTGGAACTAAGGAGGCTATTGCTATATGATAGGGATCAGACCTATACGTAGTTCTCACTCCTTTTACTTGGGTTAATAAAAGTGATAATAACGCACCTAGGGTATTATTACCTCTACTTCCTAATCCTGCATGTAAAACTATTAGATCATTATTTATTTCTACAAGGATTTTACTTTTAGTTGGAACAGGGTATCCTCGCCTTTTTTGTTCTTCTAGTAACGAAGAGATCTTTTCAAGTATTTCTTTCGGTAGGTCTATTTGATCTCCTCTTTCTATTCTTTCAATATAATCATACACCTTAATGGAAATTTCTCTTTCAACTGGAATTGACTCACCAAACCAGCTTGGCAAGACTCCGCTTTTCAGTTGTGCGTTTTCGACATAAATACGATTTTCCTCTATTGATACTACTCTCCAAATTTTTCCTCCCAGTATGAATACGGTATTTTCATCCAGTGTAGCCACGAATTCATAGTCTAACGTTCCTATTTTAGTGTTAGAAATATGGTCTATGACTATGTAATCTTTTATAGAGTCTGGTATCATATTCGTACTATAATAATATCTCCATAATCTTCCTGCCGGTGATATCTTATCTTTATTCTTTCTAATTATTCTTGCAGATTCAAGTATACTTAATGTTTCTTCAAATTCCTCTTCTGTTAAGTCGTTGTATTGAAATGATGATTTGATTAAGTTAAAGATTTCTTTCTTATCTGTAATGCCTTCTAGTACTAGACCTGCAATTTCGTGTGCCATAACATCATAAGGTTTAGGTTCTACTATTGGTTTTTCTAGGTATCCTTCCTTTAAATTGTCAATTATACTTTTACATTCTAATATGTCAAAAATATCATGAGAAGGTAATAGAAAACCACTAGAAACTTTATTTATTGAATGTCCACTTCTTCCAATTCTTTGTACAAGTCTTATAACTTGCTTTGGAGAGGTATATTGAATTACTGCATTAATTGTTCCTACATCTATTCCAAGTTCTAAGCTTGAAGTGGCTATTAATGCGTCAAGATTGCCAGTCTTAAATTCTTTTTCAGCTTCTAATCTTATTTCTCTCGATAGAGAGCCATGATGTGTTCTCACTTTTAGTTGAGACAATTTTGACAATTCGGAGGCTAGAAATTCTGTACTCTCTCTAACGTTAGTGAAAACAAGAACTGGTTTATTCTCTTTTATCAATTTTTCAAGTTCTCTTATTCTAGCCAGCGTATCTGGATGTAAGCCTGTCTTATATGATAACTCAGCAAGATCCTTTGAAACTGTTGGTATGACCAACTCTATTTTTACATCTTTTCTGGTATTGTATTCGGCGACCTCTACGTTCCTTCCAATAAACCTCTTCGCTAATTCAAT is from Sulfolobus acidocaldarius DSM 639 and encodes:
- a CDS encoding 50S ribosomal protein L14e; protein product: MPAIEIGRICVKTRGREAGKKCVIVDIIDSNFVLVTGPKEINGVKRRRVNILHIEPTDKKVEINKGATDQEVKQAIEQSGLTDFIKEAVKPKIPVI
- a CDS encoding DEAD/DEAH box helicase, with protein sequence MISVSQTFINKLNELGYKSLTPIQKIGIPIILKGKNTIVIAPTGFGKTETAIFPVFYKILSSNAEKISAIYITPLRALNRDLEDRLSRIGSALGIKIAIRHGDSTERQRKRILEDPPDLLLTTPETLLYLLVNQKMRELLGNIRWIIIDELQEMLDEKRGYELLLAIQRLKRLSKYEIQLIGLSATIGDIELAKRFIGRNVEVAEYNTRKDVKIELVIPTVSKDLAELSYKTGLHPDTLARIRELEKLIKENKPVLVFTNVRESTEFLASELSKLSQLKVRTHHGSLSREIRLEAEKEFKTGNLDALIATSSLELGIDVGTINAVIQYTSPKQVIRLVQRIGRSGHSINKVSSGFLLPSHDIFDILECKSIIDNLKEGYLEKPIVEPKPYDVMAHEIAGLVLEGITDKKEIFNLIKSSFQYNDLTEEEFEETLSILESARIIRKNKDKISPAGRLWRYYYSTNMIPDSIKDYIVIDHISNTKIGTLDYEFVATLDENTVFILGGKIWRVVSIEENRIYVENAQLKSGVLPSWFGESIPVEREISIKVYDYIERIERGDQIDLPKEILEKISSLLEEQKRRGYPVPTKSKILVEINNDLIVLHAGLGSRGNNTLGALLSLLLTQVKGVRTTYRSDPYHIAIASLVPVSKEEFTKAIKILNSLSSSEFEDLLKRAIKESPQYKWKLLIEAERFGLIDKQKTDITFSQTLLKAYTDTLVGEEAVKELMYKNYDVTLREFLTRLTWECIEVPGFSPLAKEFLNKLFVAAHSDEKGVMIEIFRRKLLNNKVKIICMVCGWNNIYYAAEVPDRCTKCGSIFLTVTDEDDKESVEIIKKVIKGSKISKNEKKKFEILQNISSMFSTYKKYVAIGLSARGVGINNIGKVLNKLSDGEDRFFESLLEEERKFLRTRKYWQ
- a CDS encoding tRNA pseudouridine synthase A, whose amino-acid sequence is MREEDTEEKFGYYADKRPIESLIKNSIINLDKPPGPTSHEVAYWVKKLFNITKAGHGGTLEPV